From Cotesia glomerata isolate CgM1 linkage group LG2, MPM_Cglom_v2.3, whole genome shotgun sequence, a single genomic window includes:
- the LOC123259481 gene encoding leucine-rich repeat and immunoglobulin-like domain-containing nogo receptor-interacting protein 2: MWFNFLVFVVCIFGVQSTVVDLSHRGLKKETFFVKIQQQLNLHEVTDLILKGNQFDSFLDCSTNLDHLKSLDLAENHLQRFFFLCKEEYNLEYLNVSHNHLEYIDDFAFNNRTSKLKLLDLSWNKLSVINETMIEHMKILEYLSIAHNPINDIHENAFINQQHLVHLDMSNVSASFIPTSLLRPLTKLSFLNISFNPIDTLPFLPALLTELDISGTNILFISEISLPHLSRFHLNHMPNVTEVILNDLENITMLEVLSFENCKMLTEFRIWPPNSRLLPHLRYLSLKGSALETLDENLKPILQRTAVVDLQNNPWHCDCRMQWINRLNLSNDLSREIRCKTPEEHASKLLSAIPNRELICVEILSSAYLAIWTSISIIILALTLAGMYLLWRSPLRQWILPKRGGDTVSYKNVKESSNDLIRILVTDDHTED, from the exons atgtggtttaattttttggtttttgttGTGTGTATTTTTGGTGTACAGTCGACTGTG GTGGATTTATCGCACAGaggattaaaaaaagaaacttttttcgTTAAAATTCAGCAACAGTTAAATCTTCATGAAGTGAcggatttaatattaaaaggaAATCAATTTGACAGTTTCCTCGATTGTTCAACGAATCTAGATCATTTGAAATCGTTAGATCTAGCAGAAAATCATTTGCAaagatttttctttctttgtAAAGAAGAGTATAATTTGGAGTATTTAAACGTGAGCCACAATCATCTGGAATACATCGACGATTTCGCGTTTAATAATCGAAcgtctaaattaaaattgctcGATCTTTCGTGGAACAAATTGAGTGTCATCAATGAAACTATGATCGAACATATGaag atCCTGGAGTATTTATCAATAGCGCACAATCCTATTAATGATATACACGAGAACGCCTTTATAAATCAGCAACATTTAGTGCATCTAGACATGAGTAACGTCTCAGCTTCATTTATACCAACTTCATTATTAAGACCGCTGACGAAGCTATCATTTTTGAACATTTCGTTCAATCCAATCGATACTTTGCCTTTTTTACCAGCATTGTTGACAGAACTTGATATCTCGGGTACAAATATTCTATTCATCAGCGAAATTTCGCTGCCTCATTTGTCGCGGTTCCATTTGAACCACATGCCGAATGTAACAGAAGTTATATTAAACGACTTGGAAAATATTACCATGTTGGAAGTATTGTCATTTGAGAACTGCAAAATGCTTACGGAATTCCGAATCTGGCCTCCTAATAGCAGACTTTTACCACATTTGAGGTACTTGTCTTTAAAAGGAAGTGCTCTGGAGACACTGGATGAAAATCTGAAACCGATTTTGCAGAGAACGGCTGTTGTTGATCTTCAAAATAATCCATGGCACTGCGATTGTAGGATGCAATGGATAAATCGATTGAATCTTTCCAACGATCTTAGTCGTGAAATCAG aTGTAAAACACCAGAGGAACATgcaagtaaattattatcagcAATACCAAACCGCGAGTTAATATGCGTTGAAATATTAAGCTCAGCTTATCTAGCAATATGGACATCAATATCGATCATAATACTCGCACTCACCCTTGCCGGAATGTACCTCTTATGGCGAAGTCCTCTCCGGCAATGGATTCTCCCGAAACGCGGGGGTGACACAGtttcatataaaaatgtaaaggAGTCCTCAAACGATTTGATAAGAATTCTAGTCACCGATGACCACACCGAGGATTGA
- the LOC123259254 gene encoding protein C12orf4, whose protein sequence is MSEDYQEKIFLFQFPTCTTSQNYTLEIPLKIPYNGSIKELTYRIMSAFKLPCYVEKDLLDSLEQTVKNWTQNYYDERDEKLIKSARSGEIDLEKIIKNWEKAYREKTAEYAQPMGTTDEELFAAAYHKLVHSPSLEPILQAEHKYGKDVTDVIHIKNSEYDQLTQKQTEEMRVAVEKLELGSTEKSINEMAARHFEEQSLLQGHWGSRIDALKLEQRRQYRNWIMRLLEEQQTNMLPTPVGSPVVPMPFVPETLETVEAKEKIKTSDYPQLEESFTIHLGSQMKQMHNIRILTGDVLDFCRTKSNSASMEPTPQRLQTALGLYSNDLCGIVVLSDNHLGSYSGITKELSTICQLTTEFHFPSMEEQLEKIRDDVKEAVAWRQAHHKDTNDLPVKKSTLSKSLQTGDVFITRHSNLAQVHVVFHMVINDSLRSGDINSRHPAILGLRNILKTACCNDVTTLTIPVLLVHEMTEDMTVAWCTKRAELVYKCVKGFMIEMASWGGAELKNLQFLVPKGMSEEVFGTLATMLPSIFRVSNPLVFKVSNAPVTPKK, encoded by the exons atgtcTGAGGACTaccaagaaaaaatatttttattccaatttCCCACTTGTACGACCagtcaaaattacacattggAAATACCACTAAAGATCCCATACAATGGATCAATCAAAGAGTTGACATACCGAATAATGAGCGCATTCAAATTGCCTTGTTATGTCGAGAAAGATTTGTTAGATTCTCTGGAGCAGACAGTAAAAAACTGGACTCAAAATTACTATGACGAGCGAGACGAGAAGTTGATAAAATCCGCCAGGAGCGGAGAAATAGATTTAGAAAAGATAATCAAAAACTGGGAAAAGGCTTACAGAGAAAAGACAGCGGAGTATGCTCAACCCATGGGGACTACTGACGAGGAATTATTCGCGGCAGCTTACCATAAACTCGTACACTCGCCTTCCCTGGAACCGATTTTACAAGCTGAACACAAGTATGGTAAAGATGTTACTGATGTTATTCACATTAAAAACTCGGAGTATGATCAGTTGACACAAAA ACAAACAGAAGAAATGCGAGTAGCTGTTGAAAAATTAGAACTAGGATCGACTGAAAAATCTATTAATGAAATGGCTGCAAGACATTTTGAAGAGCAAAGTTTATTGCAAGGTCACTGGGGATCTAGAATAGACGCATTGAAGTTGGAACAGAGGAGACAATATCGCAATTGGATCATGAGATTACTTGAAGAGCAGCAGACAAATATGCTGCCGACTCcagt agGATCGCCAGTAGTTCCAATGCCTTTTGTACCAGAAACATTGGAAACCGTAGAAGctaaggaaaaaataaaaacatcagATTATCCTCAACTGGAAGAGAGTTTCACAATCCACTTAGGGTCACAAATGAAGCAGATGCATAACATCAGAATTTTAACCGGCGATGTTTTAGATTTCTGTCGCACTAAGAGTAATTCTGCaag tatggAACCAACTCCCCAAAGATTGCAAACAGCATTAGGACTGTACTCAAATGATTTGTGTGGAATTGTCGTTCTAAGCGACAATCATCTAGGAAGTTACTCTGGCATAACTAAAG AATTATCAACTATATGCCAGCTTACTACGGAGTTCCATTTTCCATCAATGGAAGAGCAGTTGGAAAAAATACGTGATGATGTCAAAGAAGCTGTCGCTTGGAGACAAGCTCATCATAAAGATACCAACGATTTAcca GTCAAAAAGTCAACTTTGAGTAAGTCATTACAGACTGGTGATGTTTTTATTACAAGACATTCCAATTTAGCTCAGGTTCATGTTGTATTTCATATGGTTATTAATGATTCACTTAGATCag gagaTATAAATTCAAGACATCCAGCAATATTGGggttaagaaatattttaaaaacagcTTGTTGTAATGACGTTACAACGCTTACTATTCCCGTCTTATTAGTACACGAAATGacagaa gaTATGACAGTAGCCTGGTGTACAAAGCGCGCGGAACTTGTTTACAAGTGTGTAAAAGGCTTTATGATCGAAATGGCATCATGGGGAGGAGCTGAACTCAAAAATTTACAGTTCCTTGTACCCAAAGGCATGTCCGAAGAAGTTTTTGGGACTTTGGCAACGATGTTACCCAGTATTTTCCGTGTATCTAATCCGTTGGTATTCAAAGTATCCAACGCGCCAGTTActccgaaaaaataa
- the LOC123259385 gene encoding SUMO-activating enzyme subunit 1, whose amino-acid sequence MGDNKNGTEMLTDAEAELYDRQIRLWGLESQKRLRLARVLLIGMNGFVAEVAKNIILAGVKSVTFLDHRNVDTGDSCSQFFVTRNDIGTNRATASVSRAQNLNPMVKVSADEDHVDSKNDEYFKDFDVICASECTITQLKKLNDICRNYGVKFFAGDVWGTFGYTFSDLIIHEYVMEVVQTKKTKESGSDKSKVESTTVNVRNEETFVPFHKILDATQLPKDTETYYLFQVLLNYREKHRRDPLPNERDCNVLLSEARAIIEKNNLGDKINYLLEGDLYAQTSPTCAIIGGIMGQEIIKAVSQKEPPHNNLFLFNPHTMCGKVVQLGY is encoded by the exons atgggTGATAATAAAAACGGCACTGAAATGCTTACTGACGCGGAAGCTGAATTATATGACAGGCAAATCCGTTTATGGGGTTTGGAATCACAGAAAAG aTTACGATTAGCACGTGTGCTTTTGATCGGAATGAATGGCTTCGTCGCCGAAGTTGCTAAAAACATAATCCTTGCTGGTGTTAAGTCAGTAACATTCCTAGATCACCGTAATGTTGACACCGGTGATTCATGCTCCCAATTTTTTGTTACTAGAAATGACATTGGTACAAAC agAGCAACAGCTTCAGTATCTAGAGCGCAAAATTTGAATCCAATGGTAAAAGTTTCAGCCGACGAGGATCATGTTGACAGTAAAAATGACGAATACTTCAAGGACTTTGACGTCATTTGCGCATCTGAATGCACTATCACTCAGCTTAAAAAGTTGAATGATATTTGCCGGAACTACGGTGTTAAGTTTTTCGCCGGCGATGTTTGGGGAACATTTGGCTACACTTTCTCTGACTTGATCATCCATGAATATGTTAT GGAAGTAGTGCAAACAAAGAAAACCAAAGAATCTGGTTCAGACAAGTCTAAAGTCGAAAGCACTACTGTCAACGTCAGAAACGAAGAAACATTTGTaccatttcataaaattcttgATGCTACACAACTGCCTAAAGATACTGagacttattatttattccaag TTCTGTTAAACTATCGTGAGAAACATCGCAGAGATCCGCTTCCAAATGAACGTGATTGCAATGTTTTGCTTTCCGAAGCACGTGCTATCATTGAAAAGAATAATTTGGGAGATAAGATTAATTACTTACTTGA aGGAGATTTGTATGCACAAACAAGCCCCACTTGTGCCATAATCGGTGGAATAATGGGCCAAGAAATAATTAAGGCTGTTTCCCAGAAAGAGCCTCCGCATAACAACTTGTTCCTATTTAACCCTCACACAATGTGCGGCAAAGTTGTGCAGCTCGGctattaa